From the Octopus bimaculoides isolate UCB-OBI-ISO-001 chromosome 27, ASM119413v2, whole genome shotgun sequence genome, the window ggatttggtagacagaaacggaaaaTAACCCATcgactatgtatatgtgtgtgtgtgtgtgtgtgtgtgtgtacgtatgcatgtatgtatgctgcacgtacgtacatacataccttcagACACGCACaatgatttgttttgtttcttttttcttttagtggCCAACCTATTCCAAGAATTAAATACACAGATCTCGAGATCGAGACCTGgtaagtattgtgtgtgtgtgcgtgtgtaatgtgcGCGAGCGCCAGCGCATGCAAACGTAAGACGATGTTGAGTCCTAAAATTCATTTTTACATAAACATCTAACCCTTAAATAAGCTgggaaaacaaataaacaatttattcaacatagatgatttatttacatattgtgTTTGTACGaggaggtgttgaaaagttcctggctttgggctaaagaaaatagaggaggatcagttaattatgattctattcaacatattcctctctcagattcacacacttattgcagcggtccttcagtttttctatgcccAGTAAAGGAACTAGGAAGGTTGGGCCGCCAACCAGGTCTTTCGAGATACTCGTAAAGGCAGGAACCTTTCAGTACCCTCCTCGTAATCATGGCCCCTTTCCAAAACTGTATTACAGGAGGGCGGTATAGCTGTGTCCGAgattatcattataattgtttGTGTTTTAAATGGAAGCAAATAATTTTATAGAAGCTAAAATACGAATTCCGATACTTTGTTTTTGAAAGGAGAACCATCTTCAGGGAACTCACAAATCTATATTCGACGCATGCGTGTAAACAATTTCGTCACATTTTCCCATTGCTTATGGACAATTGCGgctataatgaaaacaatattccACAGTTGGAAGATGTCtccaaatttcttcaaggtattCTTCAATTCTTTCAAATCAATTGTGATCTGTATCGATTaacacagtcaaattactgaaacaaataaaagaaaagaatgtgtggacatgtatctatgtatgtatctatgtggtGCAATATCAGCGCCGAGCAGTGTTTAGGCCTaagcgaactttaggttagttacaAAATGTTTGTGACTGACAAATTTcgacttctaaaggcaaattcactacaGTTAACATTGCGAAAATATTCTCTCTTACGGTAAAAAGGTTAAAAACACTGCATCTGTCCGGTGCTGCCCCTTGTCAGATTCCTAGACATGTGTCTAGCTCTTTAGccgttatcaatgggaaataccgaagagaggcaactctgggcAGACTTAAAgccgtagctttaactaaaacGCAATCAACAGTATTGACTGCCTTACACCATtagacaagtatgtatgtatatgatgtaaaatatatattaggtttAAAGCAGAAGAATTGTGGCCGTTTGAATGCCATTtggcatatgaatataaaatatttcacttaaacCAAATCAATCTAACCAACAATCTATTGTAAAATACCTATCTtgaaaacgaaacgaaacgaaagatTTAGCCATTCCTAatcattttatatcatattatatgttATCTACTATATAACAGATTGTACTGGATTTCGTTTGCGTCCCGTTGCCGGTTTATTGTCCTCGCGAGATTTTCTGGCAGGTTTAGCTTTCCGAGTATTTCATTCCACACAATATATTAGGCATCCATCTAAACCACACTATACGCCCGAACCGTAAGTAATTTCTTTCTAGCTATGCTAAAATATTCGTTCAATTATTGTATTTCATATTCCATTTTGAGCAGGATTGAACCATTGAGCGTTTTTTTCCTTACGAGTTTCCAACGGCATCTGTATTGAAGATGTTAAgaatgattttatgtgtgtgtgtgtgtgtgtgtgtgtgcgcgcatgcgtgtgttaaTTTGCTCTATTCAAGGGAAGCAACTTACAAGAAATATCAGGCATGAGCTTTTACCCACAGTTGTGGTGTGCGAATTATAGAAAATTTACCACTCAGTGTGAATTGGATAGCCATACGTGTCATTTCATCAGCAATATTCAGCCGGTGAAACTAACAGTAGCAATTAATATGGCCATTCGTattgtacaaatacacatgtctATAAATCTCTCACGCGCTGAAATTTTCACTAAGTCATAAATTTTTCATAAGTAAGACTTAAAGCACAAACATAAAACGTCATCTCTCGTACTTATTCCATTAAATACATAACAGCCCCGTTGAacagatattatttttattcaagaaGATTATAAAGGAAAATCGAACACGAATATTAGATAGAAGGTATTGAATAATCATTTTCGCCTTTCAtgattattttactttcttttttttttttttccagagacGTATGTCACGAACTTTTGGGTCACGTTCCTTTGTTTGCAGACCCAGCATTTGCACAATTTTCCCAAGAGATTGGTTTAGCCAGTCTTGGGGCGCCTGATGAATACGTACAAAAACTTGCAACCGTAAGTAAAGTAGAACCACAATATTTTGTAGCACTTTTTGGTATGTTCTTTCCAGATAAAAATGCAGATAAAAATTTGCGGTTGTTGTTTCATATTGTGCTGACCGtcgggagatatatatatatatatatatatatatatatatacNNNNNNNNNNNNNNNNNNNNNNNNNNNNNNNNNNNNNNNNNNNNNNNNNNNNNNNNNNNNNNNNNNNNNNNNNNNNNNNNNNNNNNNNNNNNNNNNNNNNNNNNNNNNNNNNNNNNNNNNNNNNNNNNNNNNNNNNNNNNNNNNNNNNNNNNN encodes:
- the LOC106880309 gene encoding protein henna; this encodes MDVWTEYSIINGEKRNPELKTHHSYIEEFSDLDSSVSIYFTLPEKVGALAEALGIFQNHKVSLDHIESRPSREDNKSYDFYVSCSNNGDELKEAIKALKQKSTSFQILTRQAEHGDKAEIPWFPRKICDLDKFANMILSYGSELDADHPGFTDPVYRARRKEFADIAYNYRHGQPIPRIKYTDLEIETWRTIFRELTNLYSTHACKQFRHIFPLLMDNCGYNENNIPQLEDVSKFLQDCTGFRLRPVAGLLSSRDFLAGLAFRVFHSTQYIRHPSKPHYTPEPDVCHELLGHVPLFADPAFAQFSQEIGLASLGAPDEYVQKLATVSKVEPQYFVALFGMFFPDKNADKNLRLLFHIVLTV